One Gloeobacter morelensis MG652769 DNA window includes the following coding sequences:
- a CDS encoding TIGR00300 family protein translates to MRSGLCYLMCSPTHYEVDYIINPWMEGNVHRSSREEAARQWEGLHKILDELADVQLVEPAPGWPDMVFTANAGLVLDKNVVLSRFFHPERQGEEPHFREWFEAQGYVVCELPTEIAFEGAGDALLDREGRWLWAGYGFRSSLESHPYLAKYLDIEVLSLRLVDERFYHLDTCFCPLSDGYLLYYPPAFDDASNRLIESRVSPDKRLVVGEVDAVNFACNAVNVERTVIVNQVTPGLAARLASCNFAVRETPLSEFLKAGGAAKCLTLRLTEPRTVEMPQVQVATRTVEMQGHLLDSALMTEVIDLILKGGASFQILDFKVGQRRQDTSYTRLQVTAPTAETLESVLTQLIDRGAVLAEEAVRDAELQAATQDGVAPQDFFVTSIYPTEVRLGGRWVVVAHQRMDGAIVVEPQTGTARCALLRDIKAGEQVVTGVEGIRTRHQKALPDREREEFSFMASGVSSERRVELVVEQVAWQLRRLRTQGGKAVVVAGPVVIHTGGGAHLANLIREGYVQALLGGNAIAVHDIEQAFHGTSLGVDLQRGVVIQGGHRHHLKTINLIRRCGSIAAAVEQGVLHSGIFYECVKAGVPFSLAGSIRDDGPLPDTEMDLIQAQTDYARLIEGADLILMLSSMLHSIGVGNMTPAGVKLVCVDINPAVVTKLADRGSVESVGVVTDVGLFLSLLVRQLHYLDH, encoded by the coding sequence ATGCGTTCCGGATTGTGCTATTTGATGTGCTCGCCCACCCACTACGAGGTGGACTACATCATCAACCCCTGGATGGAGGGCAACGTTCACCGCTCCTCGCGCGAAGAGGCGGCCCGCCAGTGGGAGGGACTGCACAAGATCCTGGACGAGCTTGCCGATGTGCAGCTGGTCGAGCCCGCCCCCGGCTGGCCGGACATGGTCTTTACCGCCAACGCCGGGCTGGTGCTCGACAAAAATGTCGTGCTGAGCCGGTTCTTCCACCCGGAGCGCCAGGGGGAGGAGCCCCACTTTCGCGAATGGTTCGAGGCGCAGGGCTATGTGGTCTGCGAACTGCCTACCGAGATCGCCTTTGAAGGGGCGGGCGACGCGCTGCTCGATCGAGAAGGTCGCTGGCTGTGGGCGGGCTACGGGTTTCGCTCGTCGCTGGAGTCGCACCCGTACCTGGCCAAGTACCTTGACATCGAAGTGCTCTCACTGCGGTTGGTGGACGAGCGCTTTTATCACCTTGACACCTGCTTTTGTCCGCTGTCGGACGGCTATTTGCTCTACTACCCGCCTGCCTTCGACGACGCTTCCAATCGCCTGATCGAATCGCGGGTGAGCCCGGACAAGCGGCTGGTGGTAGGCGAAGTCGACGCGGTCAACTTTGCCTGCAACGCCGTCAACGTCGAGCGCACGGTGATCGTCAATCAGGTGACGCCGGGGCTTGCGGCGCGGCTGGCCAGCTGCAACTTCGCGGTGCGCGAGACGCCTCTCAGTGAATTTCTCAAGGCGGGCGGAGCGGCCAAATGCCTGACACTGCGCCTCACCGAGCCGCGCACCGTCGAGATGCCCCAGGTGCAGGTCGCCACCCGCACCGTCGAGATGCAGGGGCACCTGCTCGATTCGGCCCTGATGACCGAGGTAATCGATCTCATTCTCAAAGGTGGTGCCAGCTTCCAGATTCTCGATTTTAAAGTCGGCCAGCGTCGCCAGGACACCTCCTACACGCGATTGCAGGTGACTGCCCCCACCGCCGAGACCCTCGAAAGTGTCCTGACCCAACTTATCGATCGCGGTGCGGTGCTCGCCGAGGAGGCCGTTCGCGATGCCGAACTGCAGGCGGCCACGCAGGACGGTGTGGCACCGCAGGACTTTTTTGTCACCAGTATTTATCCGACGGAAGTGCGCCTGGGGGGACGCTGGGTGGTGGTGGCCCACCAGCGCATGGACGGCGCCATCGTCGTCGAGCCGCAGACTGGAACCGCCCGCTGCGCACTGCTGCGGGACATCAAAGCCGGTGAGCAGGTGGTGACCGGTGTCGAGGGTATCCGCACCCGCCACCAGAAGGCCCTTCCTGACCGCGAGCGCGAAGAGTTTTCGTTTATGGCCTCAGGGGTCTCCAGCGAGCGGCGCGTCGAACTGGTAGTCGAGCAGGTGGCCTGGCAGTTGCGCCGCCTGCGCACCCAGGGCGGCAAGGCGGTGGTGGTGGCCGGACCCGTCGTCATCCACACCGGCGGCGGTGCGCATCTGGCCAACCTCATCCGCGAAGGCTATGTGCAGGCGCTGTTGGGCGGCAACGCCATCGCCGTCCACGACATCGAGCAGGCTTTCCACGGCACCTCGTTGGGGGTGGATTTGCAGCGGGGCGTCGTCATCCAGGGCGGCCATCGGCACCACCTGAAGACCATCAACCTCATCCGCCGCTGCGGGAGCATCGCCGCCGCCGTCGAGCAGGGGGTGCTGCACTCGGGCATCTTCTACGAGTGCGTCAAAGCTGGGGTGCCCTTTTCGCTGGCAGGGTCGATCCGCGACGACGGACCATTGCCCGACACCGAGATGGATCTAATTCAAGCCCAAACCGACTACGCCCGCCTGATTGAGGGGGCGGATCTGATCTTGATGCTCTCCTCGATGCTTCACTCCATCGGCGTCGGGAACATGACCCCGGCCGGGGTGAAGCTGGTGTGCGTCGATATCAACCCGGCGGTGGTCACCAAGCTAGCCGACCGCGGTTCGGTCGAATCGGTGGGCGTGGTCACCGACGTCGGTCTGTTCTTGAGCTTGCTCGTGCGGCAGCTGCATTATCTGGATCACTGA
- a CDS encoding cation:proton antiporter: MTFNWWFVIVGALFIVMALSNSILRRLPLTTSLLYLLVGLVLGPVGLGLIRLDAIEQAGWLERITEVAVIISLFTSGLKLRTPLSQKRWQLPVRLAFVSMTVTVALIAGAGVFWLGLPLGAAILLGAVLAPTDPVLASDVQLEDPFDADRLRFSLTGEAGLNDGTAFPFVMLGLGLLGLHELGEGGWRWIAVDVLWATAAGLGVGWLCGLLVGRLVLYLRTRREEAVQLDDFLALGLIALSYGAALLVAGYGFLAVFAAGLALRSIELQAAGEKPSEDVQAVARQGAEKEVPPGSESAPLFMAQAVLEFNEQLERIGEVVVVVLVGGLLATFLPPPAALLWFVPLLFLVIRPISVWIGLLGSNTSGLQRRLMAWFGIRGIGSIYYLMFAITHGLPGDIARTLTAITLAVVAISIVVHGISVTPLMSLYSRRTEGKPA, encoded by the coding sequence ATGACCTTTAACTGGTGGTTTGTGATCGTTGGGGCGCTATTTATCGTTATGGCGCTCTCCAACTCGATTCTGCGTCGTCTACCGCTCACCACTTCGTTGTTGTATCTTCTGGTGGGACTGGTGCTCGGCCCCGTCGGCCTGGGGCTCATACGGCTCGATGCCATTGAGCAAGCCGGGTGGCTCGAACGAATCACAGAGGTGGCGGTGATCATTTCGCTGTTTACCTCCGGGCTAAAGCTGCGCACGCCGCTGTCGCAAAAACGCTGGCAACTGCCCGTGCGCCTTGCCTTCGTCTCGATGACGGTCACCGTCGCCTTGATTGCCGGTGCAGGAGTGTTCTGGCTGGGACTACCCCTGGGAGCGGCGATTTTGCTTGGGGCGGTGCTTGCCCCAACCGATCCGGTGCTTGCCTCCGATGTGCAACTGGAAGATCCGTTTGACGCCGATCGATTGCGCTTCAGCCTCACCGGCGAAGCGGGCCTCAACGACGGCACCGCCTTTCCGTTTGTGATGTTGGGGTTGGGACTGCTGGGCCTGCACGAGCTGGGTGAGGGAGGTTGGCGCTGGATTGCGGTCGATGTCCTCTGGGCGACGGCTGCCGGGTTGGGCGTGGGATGGCTTTGTGGGTTGCTGGTGGGCAGACTGGTACTCTATCTGCGCACTCGCCGCGAGGAGGCCGTCCAACTCGACGATTTTCTGGCCCTGGGATTGATCGCCCTGTCGTACGGAGCGGCGCTGTTGGTAGCTGGCTACGGATTCCTTGCCGTCTTCGCCGCCGGATTGGCGTTGCGCAGCATTGAACTGCAAGCCGCCGGCGAAAAGCCCTCCGAGGACGTTCAGGCGGTCGCCCGCCAGGGTGCTGAGAAGGAAGTACCCCCGGGCTCCGAGTCGGCGCCGCTGTTTATGGCCCAGGCGGTGCTCGAATTCAACGAACAACTCGAGCGCATCGGGGAGGTGGTGGTAGTCGTGCTGGTGGGCGGATTGCTCGCTACTTTCTTGCCGCCGCCTGCCGCTTTGCTGTGGTTTGTGCCGCTGTTGTTTCTGGTGATTCGGCCGATCTCGGTGTGGATCGGACTATTAGGCTCCAACACCTCCGGATTGCAGCGCCGGTTGATGGCCTGGTTCGGCATTCGCGGCATCGGTTCGATTTACTATTTGATGTTTGCGATTACCCACGGTCTACCCGGGGACATCGCCCGCACCCTGACGGCAATCACCCTCGCGGTGGTGGCGATTTCGATCGTCGTGCACGGCATCTCGGTGACGCCATTGATGAGCCTCTACAGCCGCCGCACCGAGGGCAAGCCCGCATAG
- a CDS encoding DUF4198 domain-containing protein, with the protein MIYTRTLITTLAAAAVAALPAAAHDYWLMPEKFTPAAGEPLKVHLYYGDDFKPENERPFQKDRTPSFVLISATEARELSATTPDQQLPLAELTFAEAGTRLLALDRTAQNINLEPEQFNEYLRHEGLTDILAVRKKTKKLQTQGRERYSRNIKALVQTGDVRNDEIALRTLGKPIEIVPEQNPVNLQPGQSLGVRVFFEGKPLANRQIDALNTTGGKLVRLSARTDKEGRAGFRLDRPGPWIVRLVHMRACARDCRNIDWESFWSSLTFALADAPAQSARP; encoded by the coding sequence TTGATCTACACCAGAACCCTCATTACCACCCTTGCCGCCGCTGCCGTCGCCGCCTTACCGGCCGCGGCCCACGACTACTGGTTGATGCCCGAGAAGTTCACGCCCGCCGCGGGCGAGCCGCTCAAGGTGCATCTTTATTACGGCGACGACTTTAAGCCAGAAAACGAGCGCCCCTTTCAGAAGGATCGCACCCCCAGCTTTGTGCTGATTTCCGCCACTGAAGCACGGGAGTTGAGCGCTACCACACCCGATCAGCAGCTGCCGCTGGCGGAGTTGACCTTTGCTGAGGCGGGCACCCGTCTGCTGGCCCTCGATCGCACCGCCCAGAACATCAATCTCGAACCCGAACAGTTCAACGAGTACCTGCGCCACGAAGGGCTCACCGATATCCTGGCGGTGCGCAAAAAGACCAAAAAGCTGCAGACCCAGGGGCGCGAGCGCTACTCGCGCAACATCAAAGCGCTGGTGCAGACCGGGGATGTCCGCAACGACGAAATTGCTCTGCGCACCCTGGGTAAGCCCATCGAGATCGTCCCTGAGCAGAACCCGGTGAACCTGCAGCCTGGGCAGAGCCTGGGGGTGCGCGTGTTCTTTGAGGGCAAACCGCTTGCAAACCGGCAGATCGATGCGCTCAATACCACCGGCGGCAAACTCGTGCGCCTCTCGGCGCGCACCGACAAAGAGGGCCGCGCCGGCTTCCGGCTCGATCGCCCCGGCCCCTGGATCGTGCGGCTGGTGCACATGCGCGCCTGCGCCCGGGACTGCCGCAATATCGATTGGGAAAGCTTCTGGAGTTCGCTGACTTTTGCCCTGGCGGACGCCCCGGCTCAAAGTGCGCGGCCGTAG
- the dprA gene encoding DNA-processing protein DprA: MTSERAYWVAWRQSPGVGPITIRRLKDHFGSLQAAWEAAETEFSAVEGWSVRRGLDSRRYRERTDPGLLLEALEDRWPSFWTPADGDYPPPLREIPDPPPLLFFCGPLRQLTPAVAVVGTRRPSDYGRRWAARIAETLAAAGFLVISGLAAGVDGIAHGAALRAGKTAAVLATSLTRVYPPEHAGMAAEIAHSGLLLSEYAPEEETLTHNFPRRNRIVVGMSLATIVIEAPERSGALISAYLACDYNRELFALPGAIDTPQAQGCLKLISQGARVILGLEALLADLGAQLVRATVPCALPPVLDGDEKRIWDQIQGDCCSFDELALGTGLATDRLASALLTLELRGLLVQQAGSRYGRAL, from the coding sequence TTGACAAGCGAGCGGGCTTATTGGGTCGCCTGGCGGCAGTCGCCGGGGGTTGGTCCTATCACCATCCGGCGACTTAAGGACCATTTCGGGTCGTTGCAGGCGGCCTGGGAAGCGGCGGAGACCGAATTCTCGGCGGTCGAAGGCTGGAGCGTCCGCCGGGGTCTCGACAGCCGTCGCTACCGCGAGCGCACCGATCCGGGGCTTTTGCTCGAAGCACTGGAGGACCGTTGGCCATCCTTCTGGACGCCGGCCGACGGGGATTATCCACCGCCGCTGCGCGAGATCCCCGACCCGCCCCCTCTGCTTTTTTTCTGCGGGCCGCTGCGGCAGCTGACTCCCGCGGTCGCCGTGGTGGGCACCCGCCGCCCCAGCGACTACGGCAGGCGCTGGGCTGCCCGCATCGCCGAAACCCTTGCTGCTGCAGGCTTTCTGGTGATTTCCGGGCTGGCCGCAGGCGTCGACGGCATCGCCCACGGGGCCGCCCTCAGGGCCGGGAAGACCGCAGCGGTGCTCGCAACCAGCCTGACGCGCGTCTACCCGCCTGAGCACGCGGGTATGGCTGCCGAGATTGCCCATAGCGGTCTGTTGCTGAGCGAATATGCCCCTGAGGAAGAAACCCTCACCCACAACTTTCCCCGCCGCAACCGGATTGTCGTGGGCATGAGCCTCGCCACGATCGTCATCGAAGCGCCCGAGCGGTCCGGCGCGCTCATCTCGGCGTATCTGGCCTGCGATTACAACCGGGAATTGTTCGCTCTGCCCGGGGCCATCGATACGCCCCAGGCGCAAGGGTGCCTCAAGCTGATTTCCCAGGGAGCGCGGGTCATCCTTGGCCTCGAAGCGCTGCTTGCCGATCTGGGAGCCCAACTGGTGCGCGCCACGGTGCCTTGCGCGCTACCCCCGGTGCTCGACGGCGACGAAAAGCGCATCTGGGATCAGATCCAGGGCGACTGCTGCTCCTTCGATGAGTTGGCGTTGGGGACGGGACTTGCGACCGACCGGCTCGCAAGCGCGCTGCTCACCCTCGAACTGCGGGGATTGCTCGTGCAGCAGGCCGGGTCGCGCTACGGCCGCGCACTTTGA
- a CDS encoding nucleoside deaminase — protein sequence MVIAEANAALDEGKAGVGAMLTWRGKVLALEHNRYAETHDITAHGEMFILRAQAERLDGMSDEDKKDLCMYVTLEPCLMCLSAMSLAGIPRVVYAALSEDANIEQALLEGATARNVNDALVRGPLELVPGVRREEGIKLLERMDMRRGDPDSGVGHTD from the coding sequence ATGGTTATTGCTGAGGCAAACGCTGCCCTCGACGAAGGCAAGGCGGGAGTAGGAGCGATGCTCACCTGGCGCGGCAAGGTGCTTGCCCTCGAGCACAACCGGTACGCCGAGACCCACGACATCACCGCCCATGGCGAGATGTTCATCCTGCGCGCGCAGGCCGAACGTCTCGATGGGATGAGTGATGAGGACAAAAAAGATCTCTGCATGTACGTCACCCTGGAACCCTGCCTGATGTGTCTATCGGCAATGTCCCTGGCGGGCATCCCGAGGGTGGTCTACGCGGCGCTGTCCGAGGACGCGAACATCGAGCAGGCGCTGCTGGAGGGGGCCACCGCCCGCAACGTCAACGACGCCCTGGTGCGCGGACCGCTCGAACTGGTGCCTGGGGTGCGCCGCGAGGAAGGCATCAAGCTTCTGGAGCGCATGGACATGCGCCGGGGCGATCCCGATTCCGGGGTTGGACACACCGATTGA
- a CDS encoding DUF4394 domain-containing protein translates to MLKFWLVVVCLFFVAVAATAAPIELIGLAENNTLVRFEAGRPAAATTLKVSGVSGTLVGIDYRPADGKLYGLSEAQNLYTIDPAGGSASLVSTLSVPFTGGVRSGFDFNPSADRLRLVGADGQDLRVNVDLGATAVDGKLAYDPRDRNAKKTPQVSASAYTNSVAKAGATKLLNIDFSLDVLTLQEPPNDGVLKTIGPLGVDFGPASGFDILTGPGGKDRAFATSGSVFYTVDLVSGRARKVGTIGDGKLAVFGLAAVPGRP, encoded by the coding sequence ATGCTGAAATTCTGGTTGGTAGTTGTGTGTCTATTTTTTGTGGCGGTGGCGGCAACAGCCGCACCGATCGAGTTGATTGGTCTCGCCGAGAACAACACCTTGGTCCGTTTTGAAGCCGGGCGGCCCGCCGCGGCGACCACCCTCAAAGTGAGCGGTGTGAGCGGCACCCTGGTGGGGATCGACTACCGCCCGGCCGACGGCAAGCTCTACGGCCTCAGCGAAGCCCAGAACCTCTATACCATCGACCCGGCGGGCGGTTCGGCGTCTTTGGTGAGTACCCTCTCGGTGCCCTTTACCGGTGGGGTGCGCTCGGGCTTCGACTTCAACCCGTCGGCGGACCGGTTGCGGTTGGTGGGTGCCGACGGCCAGGATTTGCGGGTGAATGTCGATTTGGGGGCAACGGCGGTGGACGGCAAGCTGGCCTACGACCCCCGCGACCGCAACGCCAAGAAAACTCCCCAGGTGAGTGCTTCGGCCTACACCAACTCGGTGGCCAAAGCCGGGGCGACGAAGCTGTTGAATATCGACTTCAGCCTCGATGTGCTCACCCTTCAAGAGCCTCCCAACGACGGCGTGCTGAAGACCATCGGTCCGTTGGGGGTCGATTTTGGACCGGCAAGCGGGTTTGACATTCTCACCGGACCCGGCGGCAAAGACCGGGCGTTTGCCACCTCGGGTAGTGTGTTCTACACGGTCGATCTGGTCAGCGGCCGGGCGCGCAAGGTTGGTACTATCGGCGACGGCAAATTGGCAGTTTTTGGTCTGGCGGCCGTGCCCGGCCGACCTTGA
- a CDS encoding sigma-70 family RNA polymerase sigma factor — MHPPDSSDSRPANLRAGGDVELFRSIKGGQLAALGTLYDRFGGLVYGLALAILTNPQEAEDLTQEVFLSLFRNCTYDPSRGAPSSYLITLTRSRAIDRLRAKGRAVKLMQRWGQSRVVETSPVTPMESASIDECSQVVRDALEKLSPNHRRVLEMSYFKELSQREIAEKLGTPLGTVKSWVRRGLSELKETLQDYVG; from the coding sequence ATGCACCCTCCCGACTCATCGGACAGCCGGCCGGCAAATCTACGCGCAGGCGGGGATGTCGAGTTGTTCCGCTCGATCAAGGGCGGTCAGTTGGCCGCCCTGGGAACTCTTTACGACCGCTTCGGCGGTTTAGTCTACGGGCTGGCGCTCGCTATTCTCACCAATCCCCAAGAGGCGGAGGATCTCACCCAGGAGGTGTTTCTTTCTCTATTTCGTAACTGTACCTACGATCCGAGCAGGGGGGCGCCGAGCAGCTATCTCATCACCCTCACCCGCTCGCGGGCTATCGACAGGCTGCGGGCGAAGGGCCGGGCGGTGAAATTGATGCAGCGCTGGGGACAAAGCAGGGTGGTCGAGACCTCGCCAGTGACGCCGATGGAGAGCGCTTCGATCGACGAATGTTCACAGGTGGTGCGCGACGCCCTCGAAAAGCTTTCTCCCAACCACCGCCGGGTGTTGGAGATGTCTTACTTTAAAGAGTTGAGCCAAAGAGAAATCGCCGAGAAGTTAGGAACACCGCTCGGCACGGTCAAAAGTTGGGTGCGCAGGGGACTGTCGGAACTCAAAGAAACGTTGCAGGATTATGTCGGGTAG
- a CDS encoding anti-sigma factor yields the protein MYGSPGPKSREDLMIEYVLGELSRRSPQEAEKFEQLLAQDLALKREVQQLRRVLGLLPYATVSAPPKHLRTAILDAAAQPARRAGGPRVSPGWIAAVAAACIAAVFGIDGLRLRQQLQAVQDANEALQQPNVLLQFTLKGTGPLSNAFGSVAMDLDTKRAAVAINNLPAAPAGQVYRLWAIAGNKTVPCGQFNPGAGGKVITQFAIPVEAYSGPIAQLLVTLEPASLPAQPTGPSVLVAG from the coding sequence ATGTACGGATCCCCGGGCCCTAAAAGCCGCGAAGATTTGATGATCGAATATGTTCTGGGCGAACTTTCCAGGCGCTCGCCCCAGGAAGCCGAAAAGTTTGAGCAGCTGCTTGCGCAGGACCTCGCCCTGAAGCGCGAGGTGCAGCAGTTGCGCCGGGTTTTGGGGCTGTTGCCCTACGCCACGGTGAGTGCACCTCCCAAGCACCTGCGCACCGCTATTCTCGATGCCGCCGCTCAGCCGGCGCGCCGGGCGGGCGGGCCGCGCGTCTCCCCAGGCTGGATCGCGGCGGTGGCAGCCGCTTGCATTGCCGCAGTCTTCGGCATCGACGGCTTGCGGCTGCGCCAGCAGCTGCAGGCGGTCCAAGACGCCAACGAAGCGCTCCAGCAGCCCAATGTGCTGTTGCAATTTACTTTGAAAGGGACCGGACCGCTCTCGAACGCCTTCGGCAGCGTCGCGATGGATCTCGACACCAAACGGGCGGCCGTCGCCATCAACAACCTGCCGGCCGCACCCGCAGGGCAGGTGTACCGCCTCTGGGCGATTGCGGGCAATAAAACCGTCCCCTGCGGGCAGTTCAACCCCGGGGCGGGGGGCAAGGTGATCACCCAGTTTGCGATTCCAGTTGAAGCCTACAGCGGCCCGATTGCCCAACTGCTCGTCACCTTGGAGCCTGCGAGCCTGCCGGCCCAACCCACCGGCCCGTCGGTGCTGGTAGCCGGCTGA
- a CDS encoding DUF4394 domain-containing protein encodes MAISTLGLIHPGVGGVCFRVAQILWRLFMRPNKLIALAGALAVAASALFAGAVEASESPLIGLTDGNTLVRFNSARPGQTRTIKIRDVNGTVIGIDFRPANKLLYALTDTNYLYTINPATGASTFISVLPTPFGGGNKSGFDFNPSADRLRLVGKHTNENLRVNVDTNEVFTDTDVVYDANDVNAGKDPNVSASGYINNVAAAPATRLYNIDIALDVLVIQDPPNDGILKTVGPLGADFGDTAGFDIFIDDNGVNSAFAISGATLYAVDLVTGKATNVGTVGDGSLNFVGLAAVPAQ; translated from the coding sequence GTGGCAATTTCGACCCTGGGGCTCATCCACCCCGGCGTGGGCGGCGTATGTTTTCGCGTCGCCCAAATTTTGTGGAGGCTTTTCATGCGACCCAACAAGCTGATTGCTCTGGCCGGCGCCCTCGCCGTAGCCGCCTCGGCCCTGTTCGCCGGAGCAGTGGAGGCGTCGGAGTCCCCGCTCATCGGACTGACCGACGGCAACACCCTCGTACGGTTCAATTCCGCCCGCCCTGGCCAGACCCGGACTATCAAGATCCGCGACGTCAACGGCACCGTGATCGGCATCGACTTTCGTCCGGCCAACAAGCTGCTCTATGCCCTGACCGACACCAACTACCTCTACACGATCAACCCGGCCACCGGTGCCTCGACGTTCATCAGCGTGCTGCCCACCCCCTTCGGCGGCGGCAACAAGTCCGGCTTCGACTTCAACCCGTCGGCGGACCGCCTGCGGCTGGTCGGTAAGCACACCAACGAGAACCTGCGCGTCAACGTCGACACCAACGAGGTTTTTACCGATACAGATGTTGTCTACGACGCTAACGATGTCAACGCCGGCAAAGATCCCAACGTCTCCGCCTCCGGTTATATCAACAACGTGGCCGCCGCCCCCGCCACTCGGCTGTATAACATCGACATCGCCCTCGACGTGCTGGTCATTCAAGATCCGCCCAACGACGGCATCTTGAAGACGGTTGGTCCCCTTGGCGCCGATTTTGGCGACACCGCCGGCTTCGACATTTTCATCGATGACAACGGCGTCAACAGCGCCTTTGCCATCTCTGGAGCCACCCTCTACGCGGTCGATCTGGTGACCGGCAAAGCTACCAACGTCGGCACCGTGGGCGACGGTTCGCTCAACTTCGTCGGCCTCGCCGCAGTCCCGGCGCAATAA
- a CDS encoding IS1 family transposase (programmed frameshift), which yields MKCPTCQSEHLSKNGRRRGMQYFICNHCRKQFPAYHHPRGYPEEVKRNCLTMYLNGLRFRAIERVTGVHHTTIIHWVKQAASALPDAPEVEKIPIVAQLDELQTYVGREKNKIWLWTAVNQRASGILAWVIGDPSSKTFEPLWRIVESWRCAWHVTDGYVVYKSFIEAQEQVISKTKMTRVEGENCRLRHYLARLHRETLCYSKTVEMLKLSVRLLVHYLRTGIVHIPSLS from the exons ATGAAATGCCCTACCTGTCAGTCCGAGCACCTCTCGAAAAACGGCCGCCGCCGTGGCATGCAGTACTTTATTTGTAACCACTGTCGCAAGCAATTTCCTGCCTATCATCACCCGCGAGGATATCCAGAGGAAGTCAAGCGCAACTGCCTGACCATGTACCTCAATGGCCTGAGATTCCGTGCTATCGAACGGGTTACTGGTGTTCATCACACGACTATCATTCATTGGGTCAAACAAGCGGCATCTGCCCTGCCGGATGCTCCTGAAGTTGAGAAAATACCCATCGTTGCTCAGTTAGATGAGCTTCAGACTTACGTAGGGAG AGAAAAAAACAAGATCTGGCTGTGGACAGCAGTTAATCAGAGAGCTTCAGGCATTCTGGCTTGGGTAATTGGCGACCCTAGTTCCAAGACTTTTGAACCCTTATGGCGGATCGTCGAAAGCTGGCGATGTGCCTGGCATGTGACCGATGGCTACGTGGTCTACAAGTCATTCATTGAAGCCCAAGAACAGGTAATTAGTAAAACAAAAATGACACGAGTAGAAGGAGAAAACTGCCGCTTACGCCATTATCTGGCTCGATTGCACCGCGAAACTCTGTGCTATTCAAAGACAGTAGAGATGCTGAAACTGTCGGTACGGCTACTCGTACACTATCTGCGCACAGGAATTGTGCATATTCCATCGTTGTCATAG
- a CDS encoding Coq4 family protein, which yields MRRLEELGRTVRNLRLVTDLLRSMGDNTENVFDIEDNMRDSPAMAACAERVRAIPEARMLMEARYLGPEVDLAALLQLPPHSLGRTYAEVLNALGFDPNFYRRREIASDSDWVTMRLRKCHDIIHVVSGFGPTGGELGVLSIQAVQIGYPMSVMLQTAALGLALRQKPEQLPQLTDQMARGMAIGREAAPFIAQRWEEGWERPLAEWRASLGITNPVISEPYSLKNRLPGLAFA from the coding sequence ATGCGCAGACTCGAAGAACTGGGCCGCACCGTCCGCAACCTGCGCCTGGTCACGGACCTGCTGCGCTCGATGGGCGACAACACCGAGAATGTGTTCGACATCGAGGACAACATGCGCGACAGCCCGGCCATGGCTGCCTGCGCCGAGCGCGTGCGGGCGATCCCCGAGGCGCGGATGCTGATGGAGGCGCGCTACCTGGGGCCGGAGGTAGACCTCGCCGCGCTCCTGCAGTTGCCGCCACACTCCCTCGGCCGCACCTACGCCGAGGTGCTGAATGCGCTGGGGTTTGACCCGAACTTCTACCGCCGCCGCGAGATCGCCAGCGACAGCGACTGGGTGACGATGCGCCTCAGGAAGTGCCACGACATCATCCACGTCGTTTCGGGCTTCGGTCCCACGGGGGGCGAACTGGGGGTGCTCTCGATCCAGGCGGTGCAGATCGGCTACCCGATGTCCGTGATGCTGCAGACGGCGGCCCTGGGACTGGCACTCAGGCAGAAGCCGGAGCAACTCCCGCAACTGACCGACCAGATGGCGCGCGGCATGGCCATTGGCCGCGAGGCTGCTCCCTTCATCGCTCAGCGCTGGGAGGAGGGGTGGGAGCGCCCCCTCGCTGAGTGGCGCGCCAGCCTCGGGATCACAAACCCGGTCATCTCGGAGCCCTACAGCCTGAAGAACCGACTGCCCGGACTGGCGTTCGCCTGA